One Amaranthus tricolor cultivar Red isolate AtriRed21 chromosome 1, ASM2621246v1, whole genome shotgun sequence DNA window includes the following coding sequences:
- the LOC130805032 gene encoding probable polyol transporter 4, producing the protein MSNIEMGSKNKYKRMDSELGEDDNESLNVQGKDIANSTRRYVMACAFFASVNSVLLGYDVGVMSGAIIFIHEELNINEVQQEVLVGCLSIVSLIGSLAGGRTSDAIGRKWTMAIGAIIFQLGGLIMTIAHSFEILMLGRLLSGIGIGFGATIMGVYIAEISPAVSRGFLTTFPEIFINLGILLGYVSNYAFSGLPSNINWRVMLALGIFPSVLIGFALFVIPESPRWLVLQDRVDEARSILIRTIGDEKEVDERLADILQTASKAKSTKSEEKAVWYEILRPNPTVYRMLSAGVGLQCFQQITGIDALVYYSPTILKSAGIEGNTELLAATVAVGLTKTVSILIALVLIDRIGRKPLLYTSTIGMTVCLFCISISLPFMGKGAAGIALALLFVCGDVAFFSVGIGPICWVLTSEIYPLRLRAQAVAVGFAANRVCSGLVSLSFLSVSSAISVPGTFLIFSALSALSVLFVHKIVPETKGKTLEQIECLFQESDGWKESRLELADTERLVL; encoded by the exons AGCACCAGAAGATATGTTATGGCCTGCGCGTTTTTCGCTTCTGTCAATTCTGTTCTCCTTGGTTATG ATGTTGGTGTGATGAGTGGAGCAATTATATTCATCCACGAAGAACTGAACATAAATGAGGTGCAACAAGAAGTATTAGTCGGGTGTTTGAGCATCGTTTCTCTGATTGGTAGCTTAGCCGGGGGAAGAACATCAGATGCTATCGGAAGAAAATGGACAATGGCTATAGGAGCCATTATTTTCCAACTGGGAGGTTTGATAATGACAATTGCACATTCGTTTGAGATTCTAATGCTCGGAAGGCTTCTATCAGGGATCGGAATTGGGTTCGGAGCAACGATCATGGGAGTTTACATAGCTGAGATATCACCAGCTGTTTCAAGAGGCTTTCTTACCACATTCCCGGAGATCTTCATAAACCTCGGAATCCTTCTTGGATATGTCTCGAACTATGCATTTTCGGGATTACCTTCAAATATTAATTGGAGGGTTATGCTTGCCTTAGGGATATTCCCTTCGGTTCTCATCGGTTTTGCACTATTTGTGATCCCGGAATCACCAAGGTGGTTAGTTCTTCAAGACCGAGTCGATGAAGCAAGATCGATACTAATTAGAACAATCGGTGATGAAAAAGAAGTGGACGAAAGACTTGCCGACATCCTACAAACTGCTAGCAAAGCAAAATCGACAAAAAGTGAAGAAAAAGCAGTTTGGTACGAAATTTTAAGGCCTAACCCAACAGTTTATAGAATGCTTTCAGCTGGGGTTGGCTTACAATGTTTCCAACAAATCACAGGAATAGatgcattagtttattacagTCCAACAATTTTAAAGTCGGCTGGGATCGAAGGTAACACTGAGCTTCTAGCTGCAACAGTCGCAGTCGGATTGACAAAAACAGTTTCTATACTGATTGCTCTCGTCCTCATCGATAGAATAGGTAGGAAGCCGTTGTTGTATACAAGCACCATCGGAATGACAGTTTGCTTGTTCTGTATATCAATAAGCTTGCCGTTTATGGGAAAAGGTGCTGCTGGAATTGCGCTGGCATTACTATTTGTTTGTGGGGATGTCGCCTTTTTTTCAGTAGGAATAGGCCCGATTTGCTGGGTTTTGACTTCAGAGATTTATCCATTAAGGTTACGAGCTCAAGCAGTTGCTGTCGGTTTTGCAGCTAATAGAGTGTGCAGTGGGCTTGTTAGTCTGTCTTTCCTGTCTGTTTCTAGTGCAATTTCAGTCCCCGGAACTTTCCTAATCTTTTCTGCATTATCTGCACTTTCAGTATTGTTTGTGCACAAAATTGTACCAGAGACGAAAGGAAAGACACTCGAGCAAATCGAGTGTTTGTTCCAAGAGAGTGATGGGTGGAAGGAGAGTCGATTAGAGCTGGCAGATACTGAGCGTTTAGTGTTGTAA
- the LOC130805039 gene encoding uncharacterized protein LOC130805039 — MEQIQHSHVQVGSLNLHVSQIGSGQKIVLFLHGFPEIWYSWRYQMVGVAKAGYRAIAIDYRGYGLSDQPSEPEKTTLTDFAEDVVGLLNFLGIDKVFLVGKDFGAFIASLVAVLYPNRVSGFITLGVPFILPGPARTQSDQLPKGFYILRWKEPGRAEADFGRFDVRTVIKNIYILFSGSDLQVADDDQEIMDLVDPNTPLPSWFSEEDLSIYTSLYEKSGFRTALQVPYRSMDQIIDIQDPRVRAPAMLIMGEKDYVMKFPGMEENIRSGAIKKLVPDLEVVFMPEGNHFVQEQLPEEVNELIISFLN, encoded by the exons ATGGAGCAGATCCAGCACAGCCATGTCCAAGTTGGAAGTCTCAATCTTCATGTTTCTCAAATTGGATCAG GTcaaaaaatagtgttatttCTGCATGGTTTTCCAGAAATATGGTATTCATGGAGATACCAAATGGTGGGTGTTGCTAAAGCTGGGTATCGGGCTATAGCAATTGATTATAGGGGTTATGGTCTCTCTGATCAGCCCTCTGAGCCTGAGAAAACTACTTTGACTGATTTTGCTGAAGATGTTGTAGGCTTACTCAACTTTTTGGGTATTGACAAG GTTTTTTTAGTCGGGAAGGACTTTGGAGCATTCATAGCGAGTCTTGTAGCAGTATTATACCCCAACCGAGTGTCTGGGTTCATAACCTTAGGGGTTCCTTTTATCCTACCAGGTCCTGCTAGAACCCAATCGGATCAACTTCCAAAAGGGTTTTACATTCTACGGTGGAAG GAGCCAGGAAGAGCAGAGGCAGATTTTGGTCGATTTGATGTTAGAACAGTGATAAAAAACATCTACATACTGTTTTCAGGGAGCGACCTTCAAGTAGCCGATGATGACCAGGAAATAATGGACCTAGTTGATCCAAACACTCCGCTACCCTCTTGGTTTTCCGAAGAAGATCTATCAATCTACACAAGTTTGTATGAGAAATCTGGTTTTCGTACAGCCCTGCAAGTTCCATACAG GAGCATGGACCAAATTATCGATATTCAAGACCCGCGAGTAAGAGCTCCAGCAATGCTTATCATGGGCGAAAAAGATTATGTCATGAAGTTTCCTGGAATGGAGGAAAACATAAGAAGTGGAGCAATTAAGAAGTTGGTACCAGACCTAGAAGTTGTTTTTATGCCAGAAGGAAACCATTTTGTTCAAGAACAGCTGCCCGAGGAGGTCAATGAACTCATCATATCGTTCTTGAACTAA